The DNA region CCGGTCTTGACGAACCCCTTGTCGTCCAGCGCGACACATCCTTCCAGCCACTTCGTATTGGGCACGGCGCCCGCCATCACGAAGACATGACGTAGTGGAAGGGTGGTGTCCTTTCCGGTCTCCGAGGACCGCCACGTAACGGCCTCGAGATGTCCATTCCCCTGGATCGCCACGATCTCGCTGCGCGTCACGAGTTGGATGCGCGGGTGCTGCTCGATCCTGTTGATCAGATAACGCGACATCGAGTCCGCCAGGCCATCCGCTCGAACCAGCAGGTGCACGCGCGGTGAGGTCTCTGCGAGGAACACGGCCGCCTGTCCCGCGGAGTTCCCACCGCCGACCACCACGACCTCCTCGTTGCCGCAAACCCGTCGCTCCATGGCGGTCGCGCTGTAGTAGACCCCCGCTCCCTCGAACCGCTCGATACCCGAGACGGAGAGCTTTCGATACTCGGCGCCGGCCGCGATGACGATCGCGCGGCCCTCGATCGTCTCGCCGTGATCGACCTCGACCGTGTACGGCTTACGGCCGCAGCCCAGCCGGGTGGCGGTCCTCGCGATCATCATCTGGGCGCCAAACTTCTGCGCCTGGGCATGAGCCCGTATGGCGAGGCTCTGCCCCGAGACCCCAGTCGGGAATCCGAGGTAGTTCTCGATCTTCGAGCTGGACCCGGCCTGACCTCCGGGGGCGATCGTCTCCAGTACGAGCACGTCCAATCCCTCGGACGCGGCGTACACGGCCGTGCCCAGACCCGCCGGTCCCGCGCCGACCACGATCACATCGCGAGCTCTCGTGACCTCGATCGCCGCGTTGAAACCGAGGCAGTCCGCGATCACCTGGTTGGATGGATTTCGCATGGAAGTCGTGCCGCGGCAGATCAGCACGGGCACGTCCTCGAGCCGGATCTGGAGGTGATTCAGCAGTCGTTCCACGTCCGTCTCGCGGTCGAGATCGATCTCGGAGAACGGATAGTTGTTTCGCGTCAGGAACTCTCGAATCCGTTGCGTGCCGCCGCAGTGGTCCGAGCCCACCAGAACGACATCACCG from Candidatus Eisenbacteria bacterium includes:
- a CDS encoding FAD-dependent oxidoreductase, yielding MTATAESSIANPTTFPILTPEQLARAGAGNPVHSFRAGEVLIAPGTVPPGIFVVLEGTVEIRRVQDDSSTLIALLEPGQFTGEVGTLAGRPTLPRIAARTDGKAYLIERDRLLKLVQTDSELGDILMRVFILRRVELVNRGLGDVVLVGSDHCGGTQRIREFLTRNNYPFSEIDLDRETDVERLLNHLQIRLEDVPVLICRGTTSMRNPSNQVIADCLGFNAAIEVTRARDVIVVGAGPAGLGTAVYAASEGLDVLVLETIAPGGQAGSSSKIENYLGFPTGVSGQSLAIRAHAQAQKFGAQMMIARTATRLGCGRKPYTVEVDHGETIEGRAIVIAAGAEYRKLSVSGIERFEGAGVYYSATAMERRVCGNEEVVVVGGGNSAGQAAVFLAETSPRVHLLVRADGLADSMSRYLINRIEQHPRIQLVTRSEIVAIQGNGHLEAVTWRSSETGKDTTLPLRHVFVMAGAVPNTKWLEGCVALDDKGFVKTGTDLSPEDLAAASWPPGRPPYLLETSRPGVFAVGDVRSGNLKRVASAVGEGSIAVSLVHRVLREGSGR